Proteins encoded by one window of Gordonia jinghuaiqii:
- the polA gene encoding DNA polymerase I — protein sequence MSPAQSSPAATPAQATPAQATDVQAAGGKAPRGKGKTKQPVLMLLDGHSLAYRAFFALPAENFKTHSGQTTNAVYGFTSMLINLLRDEEPTHIAAAFDVSRKTFRSEMFPEYKAQRSKSPDEFNGQVDLTKEVLDALGVTVMAIEGYEADDIIATLATQARDEGYKVLIVTGDRDALQLVDASTTVLYPRKGVSDLTRFTPEEVEKKYGLTPTQYPDYAALRGDPSDNLPGIPGVGEKTASKWIREYGSLAALVDHVDEVKGKVGDALRAHLASVQTNRQLTELVRDMQLPAGPDDLAMVGWDRERIHQLFDDLEFRVLRDRLFSTLSSVEPEAEAGFDLDGAVLGTGQVASWITEHARTGRTGLEVTAPHIVVGSDPSGVALAAADGTSAYVDVTTLSPEDEAALADWLADPTALKAVHEAKWAVHALRSRGWKLDGVTSDTSLAAYLVRPGQRSFNLDDLALRYLRRELRADGEAGDGQMSLLDDDTEGKVAEQHMLSARAVQELADTLDTELDRIDSKPLLTDMELPLSFVLADLEAAGIAVDVDHFGALEQMFADRIRAAAESAYEVIGEQINLGSPKQLQTVLFDKLDMPKTKKTKTGYTTDADALQSLYEKTEHPFLAHLLEHRDATRLKVTVDGLLKSVADDGRIHTTFNQTVAATGRLSSTEPNLQNIPVRTEAGREIRRGFVVGSDTRSGTDFECLMTADYSQIEMRIMAHLSEDAGLIEAFNTGEDLHNFVGSRAFGVPIDEVTTEMRHRVKAMSYGLAYGLSAFGLAAQLKISREEAKDQMEAYFARFGGVRDYLHDVVAEARRNEYTATLFGRRRYLPDLNSDNWQRRQSAERMALNAPIQGTAADIIKVAMINVHKRLAAEQLTSRTLLQVHDELVIEVAPGERDAVEAVVREEMGNAITLSVPLEVSVGFGRSWDDAAH from the coding sequence GTGAGTCCAGCGCAGAGTTCCCCGGCAGCAACCCCCGCCCAGGCAACCCCCGCCCAGGCAACCGACGTTCAGGCCGCCGGTGGCAAGGCGCCCCGCGGCAAGGGCAAGACGAAGCAACCGGTGTTGATGCTGCTCGACGGGCATTCCCTGGCATATCGAGCGTTCTTCGCGCTTCCCGCCGAGAACTTCAAGACCCATTCCGGCCAGACGACCAACGCCGTCTACGGCTTCACCTCGATGCTCATCAACCTGCTGCGCGACGAGGAGCCGACCCACATCGCCGCGGCGTTCGACGTCTCGCGTAAGACGTTCCGCTCGGAGATGTTCCCGGAGTACAAGGCCCAGCGCTCCAAGTCGCCGGACGAGTTCAACGGGCAGGTCGACCTCACCAAGGAGGTCCTCGACGCGCTCGGTGTCACGGTGATGGCCATCGAGGGATACGAGGCCGACGACATCATCGCGACCCTCGCCACCCAGGCGCGCGACGAGGGTTACAAGGTCCTCATCGTCACCGGTGACCGTGATGCGCTGCAGCTCGTCGATGCGTCTACCACCGTGCTCTACCCGCGCAAGGGCGTGTCCGACCTCACCCGGTTCACGCCCGAGGAGGTCGAGAAGAAGTACGGCCTCACACCCACCCAGTACCCCGACTACGCCGCGCTGCGCGGAGACCCCAGCGACAACCTGCCGGGCATCCCGGGCGTCGGGGAGAAGACCGCATCCAAGTGGATCCGTGAGTACGGCTCGCTCGCCGCCCTCGTCGATCATGTCGACGAGGTCAAGGGCAAGGTCGGCGACGCCCTGCGTGCTCACCTCGCGTCGGTGCAGACCAACCGTCAGCTCACCGAACTCGTCCGCGACATGCAGCTACCCGCCGGCCCCGACGACCTCGCCATGGTCGGGTGGGATCGCGAGCGCATCCATCAGCTGTTCGACGACCTCGAATTCCGGGTGCTCCGCGACCGACTCTTCTCCACGCTGAGTTCCGTCGAACCCGAGGCCGAGGCCGGCTTCGATCTCGACGGCGCGGTACTCGGCACCGGACAGGTCGCCTCCTGGATCACCGAGCACGCCCGCACCGGGCGCACGGGTCTCGAGGTGACCGCGCCGCACATCGTCGTCGGCTCCGATCCGAGCGGCGTCGCACTCGCGGCGGCCGACGGTACCTCCGCTTACGTCGATGTGACCACACTCAGTCCGGAAGATGAAGCGGCACTGGCCGATTGGCTCGCCGATCCGACGGCGCTCAAGGCCGTCCACGAGGCCAAGTGGGCGGTGCACGCACTGCGCTCACGTGGCTGGAAGCTCGACGGTGTCACCAGCGACACCTCGCTCGCCGCCTACCTGGTGCGGCCCGGTCAGCGCAGCTTCAACCTCGATGACCTGGCCCTGCGTTACCTGCGTCGGGAACTGCGAGCCGACGGAGAAGCCGGCGACGGGCAGATGTCGCTGCTCGACGACGACACCGAGGGCAAGGTCGCCGAGCAGCACATGCTCTCGGCGCGGGCGGTACAGGAACTGGCCGACACCCTCGACACCGAACTCGACCGCATCGATTCCAAGCCGCTGCTCACCGACATGGAGTTGCCGCTGTCGTTCGTACTCGCCGATCTCGAGGCAGCGGGTATCGCGGTCGACGTCGATCACTTCGGGGCGCTCGAGCAGATGTTCGCAGACCGCATCCGTGCGGCCGCCGAGTCGGCGTACGAGGTCATCGGCGAACAGATCAATCTGGGCTCGCCCAAACAGCTTCAGACGGTCCTTTTCGACAAACTCGACATGCCCAAGACCAAGAAGACCAAGACCGGCTACACGACGGACGCCGACGCGTTGCAGTCGCTGTACGAGAAGACCGAACATCCCTTCCTCGCACACCTTCTCGAACACCGCGATGCGACACGGCTGAAGGTCACGGTCGACGGACTGCTGAAGTCGGTCGCCGACGACGGCCGAATCCACACGACGTTCAACCAGACGGTCGCCGCGACCGGCCGGCTGTCATCGACCGAACCCAACCTGCAGAACATCCCGGTCCGCACCGAGGCGGGCCGCGAGATCCGCCGTGGCTTCGTCGTCGGGTCCGACACCCGGAGCGGGACCGACTTCGAGTGCCTGATGACCGCCGACTACAGCCAGATCGAGATGCGGATCATGGCCCACCTGTCGGAGGACGCGGGGCTCATCGAGGCCTTCAACACCGGAGAAGACCTCCACAACTTCGTCGGGTCGCGCGCCTTCGGCGTGCCGATCGACGAGGTCACCACCGAGATGCGTCACCGCGTCAAGGCGATGTCGTACGGACTTGCTTACGGGCTCAGCGCTTTTGGTCTCGCCGCCCAGCTCAAGATCAGCCGCGAGGAAGCCAAGGACCAGATGGAGGCGTACTTCGCGCGATTCGGTGGGGTGCGCGACTACCTGCACGACGTCGTCGCCGAAGCCCGACGCAACGAGTACACCGCGACCCTCTTCGGTCGCCGCCGTTACCTGCCGGATCTGAACAGCGACAACTGGCAGCGCCGGCAGTCCGCGGAACGCATGGCGCTCAACGCCCCGATCCAGGGCACCGCCGCCGACATCATCAAGGTCGCGATGATCAACGTCCACAAGCGACTCGCCGCCGAGCAGCTGACGTCGCGGACTCTGCTGCAGGTGCACGACGAACTCGTCATCGAGGTGGCACCCGGTGAGCGGGACGCGGTCGAGGCCGTGGTTCGCGAGGAGATGGGCAACGCCATCACGCTGTCGGTGCCGCTGGAGGTGTCGGTCGGTTTCGGGCGCTCGTGGGACGATGCGGCCCACTGA
- a CDS encoding GNAT family N-acetyltransferase codes for MVPVTVSPGKDVELASALLAQAFADDPVTVWMQPDPTRHRAMFRTLLTHIHGRGSTLDIALRDGQPVGAAAWDPPGHKISAKGQVLSSWEFFRQLGPRMNRGMKLEQEFAKRRPKEPHWYLGQIGAPVHGVGVGTALMRHRLDQIDGPAYLESSNARNVPLYERFGFEVTEEFSLPLDGPRVWAMYRPM; via the coding sequence ATGGTCCCGGTCACCGTCTCCCCAGGCAAGGATGTCGAGCTCGCCAGCGCTCTCCTCGCGCAAGCCTTCGCCGACGACCCGGTGACCGTGTGGATGCAGCCGGACCCGACACGACACCGAGCGATGTTCCGCACGCTGCTCACACATATCCACGGCAGGGGTTCGACGCTGGACATCGCGCTGCGCGACGGTCAGCCCGTCGGCGCCGCGGCCTGGGACCCGCCCGGACACAAGATCTCGGCCAAGGGACAGGTTCTGTCGTCGTGGGAGTTCTTCCGTCAGCTCGGCCCGCGTATGAACCGGGGGATGAAGCTGGAGCAGGAGTTCGCGAAGCGTCGCCCCAAGGAACCCCACTGGTATCTGGGACAGATCGGTGCACCCGTCCACGGCGTCGGTGTCGGTACCGCACTGATGCGGCATCGGCTCGACCAGATCGACGGTCCCGCCTATCTGGAGAGCTCCAACGCCCGCAACGTCCCGCTCTACGAGAGGTTCGGGTTCGAGGTGACCGAGGAGTTCTCCCTGCCGCTCGACGGGCCCAGGGTCTGGGCGATGTACCGGCCCATGTGA
- a CDS encoding branched-chain amino acid ABC transporter permease, whose protein sequence is MSEPASQASLVADDDSGRKTDHRSHPPSSRSTKRPASVAVLLLIAASILCGLFGTTTASAAPTDTVRVFGVLKNGQEKVEAVELAARDASGTVVGSATSSATGAWSINVAPGEYTIVIDTESLPDGVAVQKSELPVDVSGGTPRPVIFSFGDVRTGTEISAVSELTRLTIDGIRFGLIIAITGVGLSLIFGTTGLTNFAHGELVTLGAVIAWVINVKLGVQLIPATILAVIVGVGIGILNELGLWRPLRRRRTGLIAMLVVSIGLSIMLRYLILIFFSDRAEPFNDYQAQTQIGSGPFAITPVNLACIVISIVVLLSVALMLQRTRIGKAMRAVADNKDLAESSGIDVDRVILFVWALAGGLATLGGVMFALSELGGRVQWEMGFKLLLLMFAGITLGGLGTAYGALLGCLIVGLLVQLSTYILSPDLKYIGGLLILIIILTIRPQGILGSRARIG, encoded by the coding sequence ATGTCAGAGCCTGCCTCACAGGCGTCGCTCGTGGCCGATGACGACTCCGGTCGCAAGACCGATCACCGGAGCCATCCGCCGTCCTCCCGCTCGACGAAGCGACCCGCCTCGGTCGCAGTGCTGCTGCTCATCGCGGCGTCGATCCTGTGCGGGCTATTCGGGACGACGACCGCTTCCGCCGCGCCCACCGACACGGTGCGCGTGTTCGGTGTCTTGAAGAACGGCCAGGAGAAGGTCGAGGCTGTGGAGCTCGCGGCAAGGGACGCGTCGGGCACGGTCGTCGGAAGCGCCACGTCGTCGGCGACGGGCGCGTGGTCGATCAATGTCGCGCCCGGTGAGTACACCATCGTGATCGACACCGAGTCGCTCCCCGACGGGGTCGCGGTGCAGAAATCCGAGCTCCCGGTCGACGTCAGCGGCGGAACCCCGCGACCGGTGATCTTCTCCTTCGGCGACGTCCGAACCGGCACCGAGATCTCGGCGGTCTCCGAGCTCACCCGACTGACGATCGACGGCATCCGCTTCGGCCTCATCATCGCGATCACCGGGGTCGGCCTCAGCCTGATCTTCGGCACCACGGGCCTGACCAACTTCGCGCACGGCGAACTGGTCACCCTGGGGGCGGTCATCGCGTGGGTGATCAACGTCAAGCTCGGGGTCCAGCTGATCCCGGCGACGATCCTCGCGGTCATCGTTGGCGTGGGGATCGGCATCCTCAACGAACTCGGCCTCTGGCGACCACTGCGAAGACGCCGAACAGGGCTGATCGCGATGCTCGTGGTGTCGATCGGCCTGTCGATCATGCTGCGGTATCTGATCCTGATCTTCTTCTCCGACCGGGCCGAACCGTTCAACGACTATCAGGCCCAGACGCAGATCGGTTCGGGACCGTTCGCGATCACCCCGGTCAACCTCGCATGCATTGTCATCAGCATCGTCGTCCTCCTCTCGGTGGCATTGATGCTGCAGCGCACCAGGATCGGCAAGGCCATGCGCGCAGTGGCCGACAACAAGGACCTCGCCGAGTCCTCGGGCATCGACGTCGACCGCGTCATCCTGTTCGTCTGGGCACTCGCGGGCGGGCTGGCCACGCTGGGCGGCGTGATGTTCGCGCTCTCCGAGCTCGGTGGCCGTGTGCAGTGGGAGATGGGTTTCAAACTCCTCCTGCTGATGTTCGCCGGCATCACCCTCGGCGGCCTCGGCACCGCGTACGGCGCGTTGCTCGGCTGTCTGATCGTCGGCCTGCTGGTACAGCTGTCGACCTACATCCTCAGTCCGGACCTCAAATACATCGGTGGCCTGTTGATCCTGATCATCATCCTGACCATCCGGCCCCAGGGCATTCTCGGTTCGCGAGCGAGGATCGGCTGA
- a CDS encoding branched-chain amino acid ABC transporter permease, translating to MDIVSALQIAIAQLIGPSAIFYALLAIGLNLHFGYAGLLNFGQIGFALLGGYGVGIMAVNYDQPLWLGAIVGIAAAGMLAVVLGIPTLRLRADYLAIVTIAASEILRLVFRSTSTDDLTHSTNGIYGYASSFFSISPFDNGKQYSFFGVKFLGGDLWSMVVGWIVVGLLCLMVYLLVHSPWGRVLKAVREDEDAARSLGKNAYFYKMQALVLGGCIGGLAGVFNSLATQSINPDFYSTAQTFFAYGALILGGAATVFGPVLGAMLFWFLLAVPDALLRQATSGDDPLLNLSAQQVGAFRYVLLGLAIILMMVFRPQGLLGNKREVQLDA from the coding sequence ATGGACATCGTCTCAGCACTCCAGATCGCCATCGCACAGCTGATCGGCCCGTCGGCGATCTTCTACGCCCTGCTCGCCATCGGCCTCAACCTGCACTTCGGTTACGCCGGGCTGCTCAACTTCGGGCAGATCGGCTTCGCCCTGCTCGGCGGGTACGGGGTCGGCATCATGGCCGTCAACTACGACCAGCCGTTGTGGCTCGGCGCCATCGTCGGCATCGCCGCGGCCGGCATGCTCGCGGTGGTCCTCGGTATCCCGACTCTGCGTCTGCGCGCAGATTATCTGGCGATCGTCACCATCGCCGCGTCGGAGATCCTGCGTCTGGTCTTCCGCTCGACGTCGACGGACGACCTCACGCACTCCACCAACGGCATCTACGGGTACGCGAGCAGCTTCTTCTCGATCAGCCCGTTCGACAACGGCAAGCAGTACTCGTTCTTCGGGGTCAAGTTCCTCGGCGGCGACCTGTGGTCGATGGTGGTGGGCTGGATCGTCGTCGGACTCCTGTGCCTGATGGTGTACCTCCTGGTACACAGCCCGTGGGGGCGTGTCCTCAAGGCCGTGCGGGAGGACGAGGACGCCGCCCGCTCGCTGGGTAAGAACGCCTACTTCTACAAGATGCAGGCGCTGGTCCTCGGCGGTTGCATCGGCGGGCTCGCCGGTGTGTTCAATTCGCTTGCCACCCAATCGATCAATCCGGACTTCTACTCCACGGCGCAGACATTCTTCGCCTACGGGGCCCTCATCCTCGGCGGTGCGGCGACGGTGTTCGGGCCGGTCCTCGGCGCCATGCTGTTCTGGTTCCTGCTCGCCGTCCCCGACGCCCTGCTACGCCAGGCGACCTCGGGTGACGATCCGCTGCTGAACCTGTCGGCACAGCAGGTCGGCGCGTTCCGCTACGTCCTGCTCGGTCTGGCGATCATCCTGATGATGGTGTTCCGGCCGCAAGGACTGCTCGGGAACAAGAGGGAGGTGCAGCTCGATGCCTGA
- a CDS encoding ABC transporter ATP-binding protein codes for MPDESSSRRGRHSADDGSPTPPTTPADGPGTDQPGTDQHGPEFTHTRATRRDLTTLSAARRLQLFGEVSPVAGSPKPDPIIVADNISRTFGGMKAVQVDHLEVQRGAITGLIGPNGAGKTTFFNLITGFDKPDSGTWSLNGESLGRMVPHQVARRGMVRTFQLTKALAKLTVLDNVKLGATGQRGEHFLAALAPWTWRKQEAEITERANALLERFQLGTKAHDYAGSLSGGQRKLLEMARALMTDPEIVMLDEPMAGVNPALTQSLLEHIKSLRDEGVTVVFVEHDMDVIRDISDWVVVMAQGQIIAESLPDRLGDNEAVVDAYLGGHHDQALEFDDQGRPVGATAVLAEKVSAAIEATLEEGGDLSEVTELPPTATGADPTSEVSTHKEGE; via the coding sequence ATGCCTGATGAATCCTCGTCCCGCCGGGGCCGTCACTCGGCCGACGACGGATCGCCGACCCCGCCGACGACACCGGCCGACGGGCCCGGCACCGATCAGCCCGGGACCGATCAGCACGGCCCTGAGTTCACGCACACCAGGGCCACCCGCCGGGATCTGACGACGTTGTCGGCGGCCCGACGTCTCCAGTTGTTCGGCGAGGTGTCCCCGGTGGCCGGCTCGCCCAAGCCCGACCCGATCATCGTGGCGGACAACATCTCTCGCACCTTCGGCGGCATGAAGGCCGTCCAGGTGGATCATCTGGAGGTCCAGCGCGGGGCCATCACCGGCCTCATCGGCCCCAACGGGGCCGGTAAGACCACCTTCTTCAACCTGATCACCGGCTTCGACAAACCGGACTCGGGAACCTGGTCGCTGAACGGCGAGTCGCTGGGGCGGATGGTTCCCCATCAGGTCGCGCGTCGAGGCATGGTGCGCACGTTCCAGCTCACCAAGGCGCTGGCCAAGCTGACGGTCCTCGACAACGTCAAACTCGGCGCCACGGGCCAGCGCGGCGAGCACTTCCTGGCAGCGCTCGCGCCGTGGACGTGGCGCAAGCAGGAGGCCGAGATCACCGAGCGCGCCAACGCACTGCTCGAACGGTTCCAGCTCGGCACCAAGGCGCATGACTACGCGGGGTCGCTGTCCGGCGGCCAGCGCAAGCTGTTGGAGATGGCTCGCGCGCTGATGACCGATCCCGAGATCGTGATGCTCGATGAGCCGATGGCCGGCGTCAACCCGGCACTCACCCAGAGCCTGCTCGAACACATCAAGTCGCTGCGCGACGAAGGCGTCACGGTGGTCTTCGTCGAACACGACATGGACGTCATCCGCGACATCAGCGACTGGGTGGTGGTGATGGCGCAGGGGCAGATCATCGCCGAGTCCCTTCCGGATCGGTTGGGAGACAACGAGGCCGTCGTCGACGCCTACCTCGGTGGACACCACGATCAGGCTCTGGAGTTCGACGATCAGGGCCGTCCCGTCGGTGCCACTGCGGTACTCGCCGAGAAGGTCTCGGCGGCCATCGAGGCCACTCTGGAAGAAGGCGGCGACCTCTCCGAGGTCACCGAACTGCCGCCGACCGCTACCGGCGCCGACCCCACCTCGGAGGTCTCGACCCACAAGGAGGGCGAGTGA
- a CDS encoding ABC transporter ATP-binding protein codes for MSTEPGAESSTPAQLAATAEEHRKLAGKALMRADDITAGYLPGINILEGCNFYLDDGEIVGIIGPNGAGKSTLLKTLFGLIPVRKGSVTLRGDDITSAKAHVLVDKGVGYVPQTQNVFPALTIEENLEMGVYLRPKTFTKRFEFVSELFPLLSERRKVKAGALSGGERQMVAMGRALMMEPAVLLLDEPSAGLSPIFQDEVFIRCKAINAAGVSIIMVEQNARRCLQICDRGYVLDQGRNAYTDTGRNLANDPKIIELYLGTLAGSSEK; via the coding sequence ATGAGCACAGAACCGGGCGCGGAATCGTCGACGCCCGCACAGCTCGCGGCCACCGCCGAGGAGCATCGGAAACTGGCGGGCAAGGCGCTGATGCGCGCCGACGACATCACCGCCGGTTACCTGCCGGGGATCAACATCCTCGAAGGGTGCAACTTCTACCTCGACGACGGCGAGATCGTCGGCATCATCGGCCCCAACGGCGCAGGCAAATCGACGCTGCTCAAGACGCTGTTCGGGTTGATCCCGGTGCGCAAGGGATCGGTCACCCTCCGCGGCGACGACATCACCTCGGCCAAGGCCCACGTGCTCGTCGACAAGGGGGTCGGCTACGTCCCGCAGACGCAGAACGTGTTCCCCGCGCTGACCATCGAGGAGAACCTCGAGATGGGCGTCTACCTCCGCCCCAAGACCTTCACCAAGCGTTTCGAGTTCGTCTCCGAACTGTTCCCGCTGTTGTCGGAACGCCGAAAGGTCAAGGCGGGCGCCCTGTCCGGCGGCGAACGTCAGATGGTCGCCATGGGGCGGGCGTTGATGATGGAACCCGCGGTGCTGCTGCTCGACGAGCCGTCGGCAGGCCTGTCCCCCATATTCCAGGACGAGGTCTTCATCCGCTGCAAGGCGATCAACGCCGCCGGGGTCTCGATCATCATGGTCGAGCAGAACGCTCGTCGCTGTCTGCAGATCTGCGACCGCGGCTATGTCCTCGACCAGGGCCGCAACGCCTACACCGACACCGGCCGCAACCTGGCCAACGACCCCAAGATCATCGAGCTCTACCTGGGCACCCTCGCGGGGAGTTCGGAGAAGTAG
- a CDS encoding ABC transporter substrate-binding protein, producing MSLRFLKSGAVVMTAAAALVVAGCSSSDSGSDGGSEASSSAAVESTPAPPGLGLAQKLACNPPKATPGPVSTAALKIGTLLPETGSLAFLGPPMVAGVNLAIKDINAAGGVLDKPVELVTGDSGDTTTDTANATVDRELSSGTQVIIGAASSSVSLKVIDKVANAGAVMFSPANTSDEFTCYQDKGQYFRTAPTDVLQAQALSQTMAEDGVQRVSILALNDPYGTGLADNTVRDLEAAGVPADQIQKIIYDPNAQSFNAEVDQVKNFNPDGIAVIGFEESAKILTRMHEIGIGPSDGKLVYGVDGNMGNALGEAVGSGLLKGMKGTTPLTQTSGDFQAALKEVDSGLIDYNYSGESYDAAVLSALAASAAKSTDGRTIAANIIGVTNGDEECDSYKACLDLLNSGKTIAYVGKTGKLAFNAAGEPSVGSYGVLEFDDSNKLLTPTRKYVSVAAQ from the coding sequence ATGTCCTTACGCTTTTTGAAGAGCGGGGCGGTGGTCATGACTGCGGCGGCGGCGCTGGTGGTCGCGGGCTGCAGCAGCTCGGACTCGGGTTCCGACGGAGGTTCCGAGGCGTCATCGAGTGCCGCGGTCGAATCCACCCCCGCACCACCGGGCCTGGGCCTGGCCCAGAAGCTGGCCTGTAACCCGCCCAAGGCCACCCCGGGGCCGGTCAGTACCGCCGCGCTGAAGATCGGCACGCTGCTCCCCGAAACCGGCTCGCTGGCGTTCCTCGGGCCGCCCATGGTCGCCGGCGTCAACCTGGCCATCAAGGACATCAACGCCGCCGGCGGCGTGCTCGACAAGCCGGTCGAACTGGTCACCGGTGACTCCGGCGACACCACGACCGACACGGCCAACGCCACCGTAGACCGCGAATTGTCGTCCGGTACCCAGGTCATCATCGGCGCGGCGTCGTCGTCGGTGTCGCTGAAGGTCATCGACAAGGTCGCCAATGCCGGTGCCGTCATGTTCTCGCCGGCCAACACCTCCGACGAGTTCACCTGCTACCAGGACAAGGGTCAGTACTTCCGTACCGCTCCCACGGATGTCCTGCAGGCGCAGGCACTCTCGCAGACCATGGCCGAAGACGGCGTCCAGCGCGTGTCGATCCTGGCGCTCAACGACCCCTACGGCACTGGCCTGGCCGACAACACCGTCCGCGATCTCGAGGCCGCAGGTGTGCCGGCCGATCAGATCCAGAAGATCATCTACGACCCGAACGCCCAGTCGTTCAACGCCGAGGTCGACCAGGTGAAGAACTTCAACCCCGACGGCATCGCCGTCATCGGCTTCGAGGAGAGCGCGAAGATCCTCACCCGCATGCACGAGATCGGCATCGGCCCGAGCGACGGCAAGCTGGTCTACGGCGTCGACGGCAACATGGGCAACGCGCTCGGCGAAGCAGTCGGGTCCGGTCTGCTCAAGGGTATGAAGGGCACCACGCCTCTCACCCAGACCAGCGGTGATTTCCAGGCCGCGCTCAAGGAGGTCGACTCCGGTCTCATCGACTACAACTACTCCGGTGAGAGCTACGACGCCGCCGTCCTGAGCGCGCTCGCGGCCAGCGCGGCCAAGTCGACCGACGGTCGTACGATCGCGGCCAACATCATCGGCGTCACCAACGGCGATGAGGAGTGCGACTCGTACAAGGCGTGCCTGGATCTCCTCAACAGCGGCAAGACGATCGCCTATGTCGGCAAGACCGGCAAACTGGCGTTCAATGCCGCGGGTGAGCCCAGCGTCGGCTCCTACGGAGTGCTGGAGTTCGACGACAGCAACAAGCTGCTGACCCCGACGCGCAAGTACGTCTCGGTCGCCGCGCAGTAA
- a CDS encoding ANTAR domain-containing response regulator, translating into MVTVTDSATTTAGETTKTHRVLVAEDDSLIRMDLIEMLREEGYDVVGEAPNGQIAVELTESLAPDLVIMDIKMPVRDGIDAATEIAEKRLAPVVMLTAFSQRDFIDKARDAGAMAYLVKPFTKADLVPAIEVAVSRYQELKQLEGEVVSMNERLETRKLVERAKGLLMEKQALSEPEAFKWIQRAAMDRRTTMKAVAQVVVETLGTN; encoded by the coding sequence ATGGTGACGGTGACCGACAGTGCCACAACTACGGCGGGTGAGACCACGAAGACACATCGGGTGCTGGTGGCCGAGGACGACTCGTTGATCCGCATGGACCTCATCGAGATGCTCCGCGAAGAGGGGTACGACGTCGTGGGGGAGGCGCCCAACGGGCAGATCGCCGTCGAGCTGACCGAGTCGCTCGCGCCGGACCTGGTGATCATGGACATCAAGATGCCGGTTCGCGATGGCATCGACGCCGCGACCGAGATCGCCGAGAAGCGGCTGGCGCCGGTGGTGATGCTGACCGCGTTCAGCCAGCGGGATTTCATCGACAAGGCGCGTGACGCCGGGGCGATGGCCTACCTGGTCAAACCGTTCACCAAGGCCGATCTGGTGCCGGCGATCGAGGTGGCCGTCAGTCGCTATCAGGAGCTCAAGCAGCTCGAGGGCGAGGTGGTGTCGATGAACGAGCGCCTCGAGACGCGCAAACTCGTCGAGCGCGCCAAGGGGTTGCTCATGGAGAAGCAGGCGCTCTCGGAGCCGGAGGCCTTCAAATGGATTCAGCGTGCGGCGATGGACCGGAGGACGACGATGAAGGCGGTTGCGCAGGTCGTCGTGGAAACGCTCGGGACGAATTGA
- a CDS encoding alpha/beta hydrolase, translated as MSSGNQYTQTEEFFSSDGVRCAATVYRPSAPLGPVPVVVMAHGFAATRGLRLPAYAEHFATAGYAVVLFDYRYFGDSEGEPRQLLDVRSQLDDWRAAIRFARSLQFADAERVVAWGTSFAGGHVLTLAGHGERLAAVITQVPHVSGPAAVRATGLRQVLRLAPVGLADLVGSFLRRPPRYVAAVGPENAVAALAAPGALAAFERLIADSSIRRGDYPETVAARILVKIGLYSPARTARKICCPVLIQVALSDNIAPAAAAVKVARAIPESTLLRYECGHFDPYVEPAFPGVVTDQLKFLVETVPVRSRQA; from the coding sequence GTGTCGAGCGGCAACCAGTACACCCAGACTGAAGAGTTCTTCTCGAGCGACGGGGTCAGGTGCGCCGCGACGGTGTATCGACCGAGCGCACCGCTGGGCCCGGTGCCGGTGGTCGTCATGGCTCATGGCTTCGCCGCGACGCGGGGGCTTCGGTTGCCGGCCTACGCGGAACATTTCGCGACCGCGGGATACGCCGTGGTCTTGTTCGACTACCGCTATTTCGGCGACAGCGAGGGTGAGCCACGCCAATTGCTTGATGTCCGATCGCAACTCGACGACTGGCGAGCCGCCATCAGGTTTGCCCGTTCCCTGCAGTTCGCCGATGCCGAACGTGTCGTTGCTTGGGGCACGTCGTTTGCCGGAGGTCATGTGTTGACGTTGGCCGGCCATGGTGAGCGATTGGCGGCGGTCATCACTCAGGTTCCCCACGTCAGTGGGCCGGCGGCGGTGCGCGCCACGGGTCTGCGGCAAGTTCTGCGACTGGCGCCGGTAGGTCTGGCCGACCTCGTCGGATCCTTCCTTCGGCGACCGCCTCGATACGTCGCGGCGGTCGGGCCCGAAAACGCCGTGGCAGCCCTCGCTGCCCCGGGCGCGCTGGCCGCGTTCGAGCGGCTGATTGCAGACTCGAGCATTCGGCGTGGGGATTACCCGGAGACCGTGGCCGCGCGGATCCTGGTGAAGATCGGGCTTTACTCTCCTGCTCGAACTGCCCGAAAGATCTGCTGCCCGGTGCTGATCCAGGTGGCGTTGTCGGATAATATCGCGCCGGCCGCGGCGGCAGTGAAGGTCGCCCGCGCCATCCCCGAGTCGACGCTGCTGCGTTATGAATGCGGCCACTTCGATCCCTACGTCGAGCCCGCCTTTCCCGGCGTGGTCACCGACCAACTCAAGTTCTTGGTTGAGACCGTGCCCGTCAGGTCTCGACAGGCGTGA